In the genome of Vicia villosa cultivar HV-30 ecotype Madison, WI linkage group LG7, Vvil1.0, whole genome shotgun sequence, one region contains:
- the LOC131616889 gene encoding potassium channel KAT1-like: MSFSCVKRFFKRFWVVDEFHTGTFPYGNFLSADILPSLGARINPETRLRRHIISPFNPKHRAWEMWLILLVIYSAWICPFHFAFLPDKHPTLLIIDNIINAFFAIDIVLTFFVAYVDDHSYVLIDEPKKIAVRYLCTWFIFDVSSTAPLQSIISLFTKHSGAIGFKLLNMLRLWRLRRVSSLFARLEKDIRFNYFWTRCIKLIAVTLFAIHFAGCFIYFIADRHTDSSDTWIGSVYPKFKETSIWDRYVTSIYWAIVTLTTTGYGDLHPVNPKEMIFDIFFMLFNLGLDAYIIGNITNLVVQWTSHTRTFRDTVRAASEFVTRNHLPHDTQDQILSHLSLKFKTDGLKQQETIKGMPKAIRAAISHQLFYPVAQKSYLFQQVSHDFLFQLVTDMEAEYFPPKEYVILQNESPTDLYMLVSGAVELIHTVDSYDQVSKMENAGDTFGEIGVLYNRPQPFSVRTRELSQILKLSRTSLMNVIHANPEAAPVIMTNLFMMLKAEKDFKYPHISPRLALHEMLHGNNISGNPCFACTNVSPGEAMLYDMMPNMLDENQQEKEANEKRLNRVRWKQKSQDDEQQNTTPPHEYGTSNHSINKRVTIHFLGQDGTALPPQGGKLITLPDSIEELLEIAGKKFGMPKPNIIKSAEDAEIDDLCVIRDNDHLFFLCHDKEVLS; encoded by the exons ATGTCTTTCTCATGTGTGAAGAGATTTTTCAAGCGGTTTTGGGTTGTTGACGAATTCCATACCGGAACTTTTCCGTATGGCAACTTTCTGTCTGCTGATATCTTGCCTTCTCTTGGAGCAAGAATTAACCCGGAAACAAGGTTAAGAAGACACATAATCTCTCCTTTCAATCCAAAGCATAGGGCTTGGGAGATGTGGTTGATACTTCTGGTGATTTATTCTGCATGGATATGCCCCTTTCATTTTGCTTTTCTACCTGATAAGCATCCGACGCTGCTAATCATCGATAACATTATCAATGCTTTCTTCGCAATCGATatagtgttgacattctttgttgCTTATGTTGATGATCATTCTTACGTTCTTATTGATGAGCCTAAGAAAATTGCAGTCAG GTACCTATGTACTTGGTTTATCTTTGATGTTTCTTCGACGGCGCCTTTGCAATCTATTATCTCCTTGTTCACTAAACATAGCGGCGCGATTGGGTTCAAACTTCTTAATATGCTTCGGTTATGGCGTCTGAGACGAGTCAGTTCTCTCTTTGCAAG GCTAGAGAAAGATATTCGCTTCAATTACTTTTGGACTAGGTGTATAAAGCTCATTGCT GTGACATTGTTTGCAATACACTTTGCTGGATGCTTTATCTATTTCATTGCAGACAGGCACACTGATTCAAGTGATACATGGATTGGTTCTGTGTATCCAAAATTCAAAGAAACATCTATTTGGGATAGATATGTGACATCAATTTATTGGGCTATTGTCACACTCACTACAACTGGGTATGGCGATTTGCATCCTGTCAATCCTAAAGAAAtgatttttgatattttcttcatGCTGTTCAACTTGGGATTAGATGCTTATATCATTGGAAATATTACAAATCTTGTTGTTCAATGGACAAGCCATACCAGAACTTTT AGAGATACAGTGAGAGCAGCTTCTGAATTTGTAACAAGAAATCATCTGCCTCATGATACACAAGATCAAATACTATCACACTTATCTTTGAAGTTCAAGACAGATGGGTTAAAGCAACAAGAAACAATAAAGGGCATGCCAAAAGCAATTCGCGCCGCCATTTCACACCAGCTGTTTTATCCAGTTGCGCAGAAATCCTATCTCTTCCAACAAGTTTCACATGACTTTCTTTTTCAACTG GTTACAGATATGGAAGCTGAGTATTTTCCACCAAAAGAATATGTTATACTGCAGAATGAATCTCCAACAGATCTTTACATGCTGGTTTCAGGGGCAGTG GAGCTCATTCACACAGTTGACAGTTATGATCAAGTTTCGAAGATGGAAAATGCAGGAGATACATTTGGAGAGATTGGAGTTCTATACAACAGACCACAGCCTTTCAGTGTTAGGACGAGGGAGCTTTCGCAAATATTGAAACTTAGCCGAACTTCGTTGATGAATGTCATACATGCAAATCCAGAAGCAGCACCAGTTATAATGACAAATCTTTTTATG atgctaaaagctgaaaaagatTTTAAATATCCACATATAAGCCCTAGATTGGCACTTCATGAGATGCTTCATGGGAACAACATAAGTGGAAATCCATGTTTTGCATGTACAAATGTTTCGCCCGGGGAAGCTATGTTATATGACATGATGCCAAACATGTTGGATGAAAATCAGCAAGAAAAAGAAGCAAATGAAAAGAGACTAAATCGCGTTAGATGGAAACAGAAATCTCAAGACGACGAGCAACAAAACACGACTCCTCCTCATGAGTATGGAACAAGTAATCATTCAATCAATAAGAGAGTTACCATCCACTTTCTTGGCCAAGACGGAACGGCCTTGCCACCACAAGGTGGAAAACTGATAACTCTACCTGATTCAATAGAAGAGCTTCTCGAGATTGCAG GAAAAAAGTTTGGAATGCCAAAGCCAAACATAATCAAAAGTGCAGAAGATGCGGAGATCGATGATTTATGTGTCATTCGAGACAATGATCATCTGTTTTTTCTTTGCCACGACAAAGAAGTTTTGAGCTAA